The nucleotide sequence CACCCGGCGCGGTGGCCTAGGAAGGCCACCGTGCGATTTATCAGACAGAGTCTAGCCGAAAGACGCGCACCCTCCGACCGGCGGGCGCGCAAGGCCCATCTCTCACTTCCCGTCAGCCAGCATCTCCATCAGGGCCTGAACGTCGATGCTCTCGGAGACGAGGCTCTTGGCCGCCTCGATCTTGTCCGTGTCCTCGGGGCGGATCTTGAATCGCAAATCGCGGAGCCGTGTCGCAACGGAAAACGTATCCTCCTGGCACAGGACGACGGGCACCCCCGTGGAGGCCAGAAGCGACCGGACGCCGGCGGGCGGCTCAAAACCTCCCGTCAGGACCATGCCGGCCACGGGGCCCCCGGCCCCCGGAATCATCGGGCACATCAGCGTGGAAACGAGGATGTTGTCCACCCGGTCGCCGGGTGTCACGACGAGCGTGTTCTCGCGAAGGTAAGCGCACACGTGATGCGGTTCCATCGCCGCGACGACCGTGTGTTCGATCCGGTTGCCGATCGCCTCGTTTCCGGACAACAGAGTCCCGTGAAGTTCCGCGAGAATCTGGTCCATTCGCGGCTGGACGAGTTGGGGCCGGTAGGGGACCGCCCCCAGCAGGCGCGTGCCGAGATGTTGGAGCCCCTGGGCGACGGCCCGCGCGATCTTCGTCTGCTTTTCCGGCCAGACCTTGTTGAGGATGACGCCCAGCACGTCGACCCCGTGTTTGCGGAAGAGATGGAGGCTGAGGGCCACCTCGTCGATCGCGCGCCCGATGCCGCCGTCGGTGATGATGACGACGGGGGCGCCCATGAGTTCGGCGACGCGGGCATTCGACAGGTCGAAGCAGGACCCGACGCCCGCGTGCCCGGTCCCCTCGACGATCAGCAGGCCATGGGCCTCGCGAATGCGGCCGAACGCCTCCAGGATCCGCCATTCCAGGGGATGCGGGTCGCGGTTGAAAATGTAGTGCTCCGTGAAGCCCCGCTCGATCGCAATCGGGCTCATGTCTTCGGGCGAATCCGCGAGGTGGAACGCTTCGCGCGCCAGGACCGCGTCCTCGTCCACGTTCAACCCTTGGTAGCGCACGTAGCGCTGGCCGATGGGCTTCATGTAGCCCGTGTCGAGGCCGAGGTCGCGCAGCGCCTGC is from Planctomycetota bacterium and encodes:
- a CDS encoding AAA family ATPase, whose translation is MKPLYISATQQDAGKTTLMIGLVQALRDLGLDTGYMKPIGQRYVRYQGLNVDEDAVLAREAFHLADSPEDMSPIAIERGFTEHYIFNRDPHPLEWRILEAFGRIREAHGLLIVEGTGHAGVGSCFDLSNARVAELMGAPVVIITDGGIGRAIDEVALSLHLFRKHGVDVLGVILNKVWPEKQTKIARAVAQGLQHLGTRLLGAVPYRPQLVQPRMDQILAELHGTLLSGNEAIGNRIEHTVVAAMEPHHVCAYLRENTLVVTPGDRVDNILVSTLMCPMIPGAGGPVAGMVLTGGFEPPAGVRSLLASTGVPVVLCQEDTFSVATRLRDLRFKIRPEDTDKIEAAKSLVSESIDVQALMEMLADGK